GCGCCGCTTTCGCCAACGGTAAATGTGCCAAATTCGGTGAAAATATCCGGTTCCTGCACCCGACGGGCGTTGCAATTCTCCTTGATCTGCGCCACAATCTCCTCGGCCATGTATTCGTAGTCATATTCGAATGCCATGCTGTCCTTGACTGGAAATCCGCCGCCAATGTTGAGGCTGTCGAGCTCCGGGCAGATATTTTTCAGGGCGCAGTAAACGTTGATGCACTTGATCAACTCATTCCAATAGTAGGCGGTATCGGTGATGCCTGTATTGATGAAAAAGTGGAGCATTTTCAGCTCCAAGTGCTTGTGCTTGCGGATCTTGTCCACATAAAACGGCACGATATCCTTGTAGCGAATGCCCAAACGTGAAGTGTAAAATTCAAATTTGGGATCCTCTTCGGCGGCAATGCGAAGTCCGATTTTGCAGGGTTTGTCGGTGAACTCGAGCAAGCGGTCCAACTCATGCATGTTGTCAAGCACGACGATCAGGTTCTCGAATCCCTTGTCCAACAAACGTGCGATGTTCTCGAGGTAAGTATCCTTCTTGAATCCGTTACAAATGATGAATCGATCCTTTCCAAGTTTGCCATCTTCGAAGAGGGACTCCACGATGTTGATGTCAAATGCACTGGAAGTCTCGATATGTGCGCCATGTTCAAGCACCTTTTCCAAGACGAATGAGAAGTGCGAACTTTTGGTGCAATAGGCATAATGGTAGTCGCCTTCGTAGAGCGACTTGGCGATTCCGACACCAAAAAGTTTGCGTGCGCGGTCAATTTGCTGCCCGATACGGGGCAAATAAGTCAGCTTAACCGGTGTACCGTACTGCTCGACAATGTCCATCAACGGGATACCCCACCAATGCAGTTGATTGTCATCAACATGAAAACCTTCCTGCGGAAAGTGGAAAGTCTGTGTGATGAGATCGATGTAACGGTTCTTCATTTCTTCTTCCAATTCAGTTACTTTCCTGATTTATTACAAATCCAAATCACCCGGATGATACAATTTTTCCAGATGCATCAAAAATAGAATAACTAGCGCCAAGCACAAAGAACTATTTGGATGGTAATCTAAATTTTACATCAGGCCCCTTCACTCCTCATAATCAATTCATTCGAAGACATTTGAGCGAGCCGGACTTGGTCTTGACAAGTCTTTTGGGAAGTAGGTAATACGGCGAAAGCCTGCAATCGGTGCTTGCAAGTGCATTGAGAACCAAAAATTTGGATGAGAAGGATTCTGAAATCGTCAATTGTCCAGAAACCGCAGCAAGTCGATATCGATGTTGAATGCAAGCCCGACATTGACAGGTCGTGCGGGAAGTGGTGTTGTCAATACTTGCAATGAACCTTGATTGAGCAATTGTTCGAGGGACAAGAAATCAAACTCTTGAAGCGGAATGTGCAGATAAGGAGTCAGCGACCAAACCCCTATGGATTCGCGGCTGCCGCGAAAAACGAATTTGGTATTGATGGTAATCGCAAGCATCGGCAAGCGCCGGTAGAGATAATAAGGAGTGCGCGCGATTTGGTTGGACGGACCGGTGCGCGTGAGCAGACGCATGTAACCTGCGTCGAGCGCACCCCCGAGGTACCAAACAAAAGTTTCATTGTCGATGGCAGCATATCCGGCGCCAAGGCTCAAGGCTTGCATGGTGAACCGCACGTCGCGCTGATCGATTCCGTTGGCCGAAGTGCTTTTTGCAGTTGCCCGCTGCCGTCTTGTATTGAGATTCAGGCTCACAAGACCTCTTCCCGAGCGAAAGCTTGCCTCATAAATCTCCCCAAACGGCCAATGAAACTGGTTCATCCGCTTGTAGAGAAATGCACGGCTATTGTACCGGTCGATTGGAATGTTGGCATTGGGCATGTTTCCAAAGCCTGCCTGAAGCCCGATACCCACAAAAAGCTGGGCACAACCTACCAATGGAATGAACGACAAGGCAATTCCAATTATTCCCCCAACAATCAGCTTCTTCATCATTGATTTCTGGCCACAGCCATTTTTACAGGGTGAAATAGTACAAATTCAGTGAATTCTACAATGTCAATTCCGAACCATTGCTATATTCGTAGCGCGTTGAATGCTGAATGACGCTCAAGGCGCCTGACAGTCTCTCAGCACCTAAGGATCACTTTGATCAACGATATTCACCTCAAAATTTTCATTTTCGTTATGGCAAATGTTCATGAAATAGAAGGAATCGGGCCGGTTTATGCAGAAAAACTTGCAGCCGCTGATGTCAGAACCACGGATTCGCTTCTGAAAAATGGTGGCAGCAAGGCGGGACGTACCAAAATTGCAGATGCCACCGGTATCAGCGAGACTTTGATTTTGCGCTGGGTCAACATGGCTGACCTGTTTCGCATCAAGGGCGTCGGCGAAGAGTATTCAGATCTTCTGGAGGCAGCGGGAGTAGACACCGTCAAGGAACTCGCCACACGCAGGCCTGACAACCTTCACGCCAAAATGGAAGAAGTCAACGCTGAGAGCAAATTGGTGCGTCAGCTCCCATCGCTTGCCAAAGTCGAAGCTTGGGTTGCCGAAGCCAAAACCCTGGAGCCGATGGTGACGCATTGACGCAATTGGAAAATACTTGAACATGCCCCAAAAGTGCTCCTTTTGGGGCATGTTTATTTCTGTTTTCCACGCAA
This genomic stretch from Bacteroidota bacterium harbors:
- a CDS encoding arginine decarboxylase, yielding MKNRYIDLITQTFHFPQEGFHVDDNQLHWWGIPLMDIVEQYGTPVKLTYLPRIGQQIDRARKLFGVGIAKSLYEGDYHYAYCTKSSHFSFVLEKVLEHGAHIETSSAFDINIVESLFEDGKLGKDRFIICNGFKKDTYLENIARLLDKGFENLIVVLDNMHELDRLLEFTDKPCKIGLRIAAEEDPKFEFYTSRLGIRYKDIVPFYVDKIRKHKHLELKMLHFFINTGITDTAYYWNELIKCINVYCALKNICPELDSLNIGGGFPVKDSMAFEYDYEYMAEEIVAQIKENCNARRVQEPDIFTEFGTFTVGESGAILFNILDQKQQNDREKWDMIDSSFMTTLPDTWAINKRYIMMAIDNLDEPYERVFLGGLTCDSDDYYNAEAHSNAIYLPRYKRGRDQYIGFFNTGAYQESVGGYHGLQHCLLPTPKHIVVDRDENGEITTKLFSKEQSYKSMLKILGY
- a CDS encoding DUF4332 domain-containing protein, translating into MANVHEIEGIGPVYAEKLAAADVRTTDSLLKNGGSKAGRTKIADATGISETLILRWVNMADLFRIKGVGEEYSDLLEAAGVDTVKELATRRPDNLHAKMEEVNAESKLVRQLPSLAKVEAWVAEAKTLEPMVTH